The following coding sequences lie in one Musa acuminata AAA Group cultivar baxijiao chromosome BXJ3-1, Cavendish_Baxijiao_AAA, whole genome shotgun sequence genomic window:
- the LOC135585711 gene encoding uncharacterized protein LOC135585711, with amino-acid sequence MESSSLSQMEKAQHGTRLLEELDLLEKPKVSEPASRRNVFCFWKWKVLRFLLDGFRRRGSHCVVCLQVHQIDGLPSAMDDRVLVVGWKTKGCKGEHTLPVHVCGGVASFDEIFLHYCISDVQSMLGSFTVWASLVDAADCDLGTFHVDLSEFAAATENSNSAFAGKTVSFVLGGVAGGGALRLSVYCRTLEDESRDRIGQKQAKSKCFSCLPDLGGCIRSSPMTFCARRIPSLRSDHGFITFENLIAGCPPINDEDGGFITIEKGGVGSRSRRPPSDHLANTDDDESGGPEDEQPCLMAELNEELDDDDDEGVENEFLKMLEANDEPWKKEAGKSLSSSLDLSADLDLDSLIKEAEMELKKAAQAWNSGTGAALLEKEEHEELMRRWGSNEHRSSPGCSGLHAFGSPL; translated from the exons ATGGAGTCTTCGAGTCTAAGCCAAATGGAGAAGGCTCAACATGGAACGAGGCTTTTGGAAGAGCTCGATCTCCTCGAGAAGCCCAAGGTCTCGGAGCCGGCGAGCCGAAGGAATGTGTTCTGCTTCTGGAAGTGGAAGGTGCTCCGATTCCTCCTCGACGGCTTTCGGAGGCGGGGATCGCACTGCGTGGTCTGCCTCCAGGTCCATCAGATCGACGGCTTGCCGTCGGCCATGGACGACCGGGTCCTGGTCGTGGGCTGGAAGACCAAGGGGTGCAAGGGGGAGCACACTCTCCCGGTTCATGTTTGCGGAGGAGTCGCCAGCTTCGATGAGATCTTCCTGCACTACTGCATCAGCGACGTGCAGTCGATGCTGGGGAGCTTCACCGTTTGGGCCTCTTTGGTCGATGCCGCCGACTGCGATCTGGGTACTTTTCATGTGGATTTGAGCGAGTTCGCTGCTGCTACAGAGAATTCCAACTCCGCGTTCGCCGGGAAGACGGTGAGCTTTGTTCTCGGAGGCGTGGCGGGTGGTGGAGCACTGAGGCTGAGCGTGTACTGCAGGACGTTGGAGGACGAATCCCGTGATCGAATCG GCCAAAAGCAGGCGAAGAGCAAATGCTTCTCGTGCCTCCCTgatctcggtggttgcatcaggaGCTCCCCGATGACCTTCTGCGCGCGCAGGATCCCCTCCCTCCGCTCCGACCACGGCTTCATCACCTTCGAGAACTTGATCGCGGGGTGTCCTCCGATCAACGACGAGGACGGAGGCTTCATAACGATCGAGAAGGGCGGCGTTGGCTCGCGGTCGAGGCGGCCTCCCTCGGACCACCTGGCGAACACCGACGACGACGAAAGCGGCGGGCCCGAGGATGAGCAGCCATGCCTCATGGCAGAACTCAACGAggaactcgacgacgacgacgacgaagggGTAGAGAACGAGTTTCTTAAGATGTTGGAGGCGAATGACGAGCCATGGAAGAAGGAAGCTGGAAAGAGCTTGAGCTCAAGCTTGGATCTGAGCGCAGACTTAGACTTAGATTCGTTGATAAAGGAAGCGGAGATGGAGCTGAAGAAGGCGGCACAGGCGTGGAACAGCGGAACCGGGGCAGCTCTGCTGGAGAAGGAAGAGCACGAGGAGCTGATGAGGAGATGGGGATCGAACGAGCACCGTTCTTCTCCAGGCTGCTCCGGGCTTCATGCCTTCGGTAGTCCTCTCTAG